A genome region from Meriones unguiculatus strain TT.TT164.6M chromosome 2, Bangor_MerUng_6.1, whole genome shotgun sequence includes the following:
- the LOC132652497 gene encoding LOW QUALITY PROTEIN: small ribosomal subunit protein uS12-like (The sequence of the model RefSeq protein was modified relative to this genomic sequence to represent the inferred CDS: substituted 2 bases at 2 genomic stop codons) — translation MKISAAMLIQEAMPHCGWHQRTLNSSVRHENDKDLHHSGNLLHQMSGQVRTTRKLLSPXRDQKXQDKQYKKAHFGTALKANPFGDASHAKAIVLEKVGVEAKQPNSAIRKCVRVQLIKNGKKITATMLSAGCLNFIDENDEVLVAVFGPKGHAISDIPGFCFKVVKVASVSLLALYIGKKERPRS, via the exons atgaagatcagcgcAGCAATGTTGATCCAAGAAGCAATGCCTCACTGTGG GTGGCACCAGAGGACATTGAACAGCAGTGTGAGGCATGAAAATGACAAAGACCTACATCACTCGGGGAACCTCCTGCATCAGATGA GTGGGCAAGTCCGTACTACCAGGAAGCTCCTTAGTCCCTAACGGGACCAGAAGTGACAGGATAAACAATACAAGAAAGCCCACTTTGGCACAGCCCTGAAAGCCAATCCCTTTGGAGATGCTTCTCATGCAAAGGCAATTGTGCTGGAAAAAGTAGGTGTTGAAGCCAAACAGCCAAATTCTGCTATCCGGAAGTGTGTCAGGGTGCAGCTGATCAAGAACGGCAAGAAGATTACAGCGACCATGCTCAGTGCTGGCTGCTTGAACTTCATTGACGAAAACGATGAAGTTCTGGTTGCTGTGTTTGGTCCAAAAGGTCATGCTATAAGTGATATTCCTGGATTCTGCTTTAAGGTTGTTAAGGTAGCCAGTGTGTCTCTCTTGGCCCTGTACATAGGCAAGAAGGAAAGACCAAGATCATAA